CAGTCACAGCGCCGACCGGAACTCCCGCCATAGACATGATAACAACAAGAAAAAATGTTCCTACAATTGCCGGGAAAATGCCCCCTTCGGTCATTCCCTCTTTTGGATTGCCGACTAAGAAATCCCACGTAAGAGTTGACCAACCACCGATAACAATATCTCCCATAATAAAAAGGACAGCAAAGATGACAAAGAACGCCGCGAGCGCAGTGAGAGTGGTTACTGATTTGCCGATGAGTTTCTTTTTCATATTAGTCTGCTACCTATTGTAGGTTACGAGTCATTGCGAGACCAGCTTTAGCTGGGCGAAGCAATCTCCTCGAATAAACGAGCCCAAGTGTAGGAGATTGCCGCATTCCGTTCTGATACATGATGAACGGGATTCGCAATGACGCGTGCACGTTCATATTCCTTTCCAAACGTCTCAATTACAATCCTCCATACTTCTTCATCAACCGCTGACGAATAAATATCTCAGCAATCGCATTGAGTGAAAATGTAAAAATGAAAAGTACCGCCCCGATGAAGAAAAGAACATTGTAATGTGTTTCACCGAAAACAACTTCTGCCATCTCTGCGCCAATCGTTGCCGACATTGTCCTGACTGGCTCGAAGAAACTGCCTGAAAACATCGCGGCATTTCCGGTCGCCATCAGTACAATCATTGTTTCGCCAAACGCACGACCGATGCCAAGGAGAATTGCCGCAAACACTCCCGGTGTTGCCGCAGGAAGAATAACGAAGAGAGCAGTTTGCCATTTCGTCGCTCCGAGTGCAAGACTTGCTTCCGTCAGAGATTTCGGAACGCGGGAGAGAGCATCTTCTGTAATGGTGTAAATAATCGGGATGACAGCAAGCGAAAGAGCAACGCCGCCGAGAAATGCATTCAACCGGTATTCAAACCCGAAGATGTCTTGGAAAACTGTTGCCATAACAATAAGAGCGAAGAACCCAATAACGACAGAAGGGAAGCCCGCAAGAATTTCAATCGTCGGCTTCATTATTTCCTGAGCCCACTTGGGAGCGAACGCGCTTGTGAACAATGCGGCAAGTATTGCTATCGGAGTTGCGAACAAAATTGCAATGAACGTAACCTTGAAACTCCCGATGATGAGCGGAAGCAATCCGAACTTCGGCTCGTCGGAAATGGGTTGCCACTTTGTGCTGGTAAGATTTTCAA
This portion of the Ignavibacteriota bacterium genome encodes:
- the pstC gene encoding phosphate ABC transporter permease subunit PstC, with product MSDFFAEKLITTVAFISFTFILLIFIFVFRETIPIFSGAEQTTSNIAEDEVQETYGEEPAVSDEQGAGSLERRALSGERGEITNSKPETSPAGGGQATRETPEDSYQSFESEGNANFENLTSTKWQPISDEPKFGLLPLIIGSFKVTFIAILFATPIAILAALFTSAFAPKWAQEIMKPTIEILAGFPSVVIGFFALIVMATVFQDIFGFEYRLNAFLGGVALSLAVIPIIYTITEDALSRVPKSLTEASLALGATKWQTALFVILPAATPGVFAAILLGIGRAFGETMIVLMATGNAAMFSGSFFEPVRTMSATIGAEMAEVVFGETHYNVLFFIGAVLFIFTFSLNAIAEIFIRQRLMKKYGGL